Proteins from a single region of Streptomyces sp. Tu 3180:
- a CDS encoding VOC family protein, which translates to MAENRVPEYTEGTPCWVDAQLPDVEAGKRFYGELFGWTFQEWPERPRGTVRALKDGEPVASLVHKTDGRLPTVWTVFFATPDAEALCGRIRAAGGQVVSAPLPLGDLGVTALVTDSEGAVFALWQSSGRPGFGRRHEPGSFAWVQLYTRDTEAANTFYGGLFHDALFGPDAAPDFGRAPVSDVFPVEMPPHFLVHFAVEDPAATMEEVTRLGGRVQVPPFETSYGTVAVVTDNQGASFALLRR; encoded by the coding sequence ATGGCCGAAAACAGGGTACCGGAGTACACGGAGGGCACCCCCTGCTGGGTGGACGCGCAGCTCCCCGACGTGGAGGCGGGCAAGCGGTTCTACGGCGAGCTCTTCGGGTGGACCTTCCAGGAGTGGCCCGAGCGTCCCCGGGGGACCGTCCGGGCGCTGAAGGACGGCGAGCCCGTCGCCTCCCTCGTGCACAAGACGGACGGACGGCTGCCCACCGTGTGGACGGTGTTCTTCGCGACCCCGGACGCCGAGGCGCTGTGCGGACGGATCCGCGCGGCCGGCGGGCAGGTCGTCTCCGCGCCGCTGCCGCTCGGCGACCTGGGCGTCACCGCGCTCGTCACCGACTCCGAGGGCGCCGTCTTCGCCCTGTGGCAGTCCTCCGGCCGCCCCGGCTTCGGCCGCCGTCACGAGCCGGGCAGCTTCGCCTGGGTCCAGCTCTACACCCGGGACACCGAGGCGGCCAACACCTTCTACGGGGGCCTCTTCCACGACGCCCTGTTCGGTCCGGACGCCGCCCCCGACTTCGGCCGCGCACCGGTCTCCGACGTCTTCCCCGTCGAGATGCCGCCCCACTTCCTCGTCCACTTCGCCGTCGAGGACCCCGCGGCCACCATGGAGGAGGTGACCCGGCTCGGCGGCCGGGTCCAGGTCCCGCCCTTCGAGACGTCGTACGGCACGGTGGCCGTGGTCACCGACAATCAGGGGGCGTCCTTCGCACTGCTGCGCCGCTGA
- a CDS encoding TetR family transcriptional regulator: MRTVDGRVAGRRGQATRQKLLDCLSEMLSSSPYRDVKVIDVARKAGTSPATFYQYFPDVEGAVLELAEQMASESTGLTELLEGRSWAGKAGWQTAQELVDGFLEFWRKNDALLRVVDLGAAEGDKRFYKIRMKILNSVNNSLADAVTALQTKGRVDKDVNPAAIAGSLVTMLAAVASHQKGFSSWGVKQAELKPNLALLVHLGITGKKPAK, encoded by the coding sequence GTGCGTACCGTCGACGGCCGCGTGGCCGGCCGGCGAGGGCAGGCGACCCGGCAGAAGCTGCTCGACTGCCTCAGCGAGATGCTCAGCTCGTCCCCCTACCGGGATGTCAAAGTCATCGATGTCGCGCGCAAGGCGGGGACTTCCCCGGCGACCTTCTACCAGTACTTCCCGGACGTCGAGGGCGCCGTCCTGGAGCTCGCCGAGCAAATGGCCTCCGAGAGCACCGGGTTGACCGAGCTCCTGGAGGGCCGCTCCTGGGCCGGCAAGGCCGGCTGGCAGACGGCGCAGGAACTCGTCGACGGATTCCTGGAGTTCTGGCGGAAGAACGACGCGCTCCTGCGCGTCGTGGACCTCGGCGCGGCCGAGGGCGACAAGCGCTTCTACAAGATCCGCATGAAGATACTGAACTCCGTGAACAACTCCCTGGCGGACGCCGTCACCGCGCTGCAGACCAAGGGACGGGTCGACAAGGACGTGAACCCGGCGGCGATCGCCGGTTCCCTGGTCACGATGCTCGCGGCCGTGGCCTCGCACCAGAAGGGCTTCTCCTCCTGGGGCGTCAAGCAGGCCGAGCTCAAGCCCAACCTGGCTCTGCTGGTGCACCTGGGCATCACCGGCAAGAAGCCCGCGAAGTAG
- a CDS encoding Lrp/AsnC family transcriptional regulator, with the protein MDDMDRKILAELQQDGRLTVTELAARVRLSVSPCHRRLRELERSGAISGYRAVVDPAAVGLTFEALVFVSMRQEDRDTVVEFERAVGEVEEVLEAQRLFGEPDYLLRVVAADLTAYQRLYDERLATLPGVQRLTSTLVMKHVVKDRPLPA; encoded by the coding sequence ATGGACGACATGGACCGGAAGATTCTTGCCGAGCTTCAGCAGGACGGGCGGCTGACCGTGACGGAGCTGGCCGCGCGGGTGCGGCTCAGCGTCTCGCCCTGCCACCGCAGGCTGCGGGAGCTGGAGCGGTCGGGCGCGATCAGCGGCTACCGGGCGGTGGTGGACCCGGCCGCCGTGGGGCTGACCTTCGAGGCGCTGGTGTTCGTCTCCATGCGGCAGGAGGACCGGGACACGGTCGTGGAGTTCGAGCGGGCGGTCGGCGAGGTGGAGGAGGTGCTGGAGGCGCAGCGGCTGTTCGGGGAGCCGGACTACCTGCTGCGGGTGGTCGCCGCCGACCTCACCGCCTACCAGCGGCTCTACGACGAGCGCCTGGCCACGCTGCCGGGGGTGCAGCGGCTGACGTCCACGCTGGTGATGAAGCACGTGGTGAAGGACCGCCCGCTGCCCGCGTAG
- a CDS encoding LysE family translocator yields MDTATLLSFLALDLMLVCVPGADWAYTISAGLRGRSVVAAVGGLVTGYALHTVLAAAGLAVLVAGSPVLLTVLTVAGAGYLVWLGWSVLRRPGTPGADGSAAGESGARAFRRGAVISGLNPKGLLLYLSVLPQFLVTGDGAHPPVPVQTVALGLLHMACCAVVYLSVGLAARAVLGARPAAARAVVRTSGAAMLGIGAFLLVQRLALL; encoded by the coding sequence ATGGACACCGCGACCCTCCTCTCCTTCCTCGCCCTCGACCTGATGCTGGTGTGCGTACCGGGTGCCGACTGGGCGTACACGATCTCGGCCGGGCTGCGGGGACGGTCGGTGGTCGCGGCGGTCGGGGGCCTGGTGACCGGGTACGCGCTGCACACGGTGCTCGCCGCGGCGGGGCTGGCGGTGCTGGTCGCGGGCTCCCCGGTGCTGCTCACCGTGCTGACCGTGGCGGGGGCCGGGTACCTGGTGTGGCTGGGCTGGAGCGTGCTGCGCCGTCCCGGCACCCCGGGCGCGGACGGATCCGCCGCCGGGGAGAGCGGCGCCCGGGCCTTCCGGCGCGGGGCCGTGATCAGCGGCCTGAACCCCAAGGGCCTGCTGCTCTACCTCTCCGTCCTGCCCCAGTTCCTGGTCACGGGCGACGGCGCGCACCCGCCGGTGCCGGTGCAGACCGTCGCCCTGGGACTGCTGCACATGGCGTGCTGCGCGGTCGTCTACCTGTCCGTCGGCCTCGCCGCCCGCGCCGTCCTCGGCGCCCGCCCGGCGGCGGCCCGCGCGGTCGTGCGCACCTCGGGGGCGGCGATGCTCGGGATCGGCGCGTTCCTGCTGGTCCAGCGGCTGGCCCTGCTGTGA
- a CDS encoding pyridoxamine 5'-phosphate oxidase family protein — MALTREEREQFLAELHIAALAVDSGPGRAPLTVPIWYQYAPGGDVWVMTGRDSRKNELIRAAGRFSLLVDRTEPTIRYVSVEGPVLGTAPATIEQLREISARYLPAGKVEGYVDFAWKNHGEQVVVRMRPERWVSSDLGSV, encoded by the coding sequence ATGGCCCTGACCCGTGAAGAGCGCGAACAGTTCCTGGCCGAACTCCACATCGCCGCACTCGCGGTCGACTCGGGCCCGGGGCGCGCCCCGCTCACCGTGCCGATCTGGTACCAGTACGCGCCCGGCGGCGACGTGTGGGTCATGACCGGCAGGGACTCCCGCAAGAACGAGCTGATCCGCGCGGCCGGGCGGTTCTCGCTCCTGGTCGACCGGACCGAGCCCACCATCCGGTACGTGTCGGTGGAGGGGCCGGTCCTGGGGACCGCGCCCGCCACGATCGAGCAGCTGCGGGAGATCTCGGCCCGCTACCTCCCGGCCGGCAAGGTCGAGGGCTACGTCGACTTCGCCTGGAAGAACCACGGCGAGCAGGTCGTCGTCCGCATGCGGCCCGAGCGCTGGGTGTCGTCCGACCTCGGGTCGGTGTGA
- a CDS encoding pyridoxal 5'-phosphate synthase, with amino-acid sequence MGTDLHELLRSLRVWDPAVTELPPFDPATAPGDPLDLFARWFADAVAAGQCEPHTVSLATADAEGLPDVRIVILHGADADGWSFATHAHSRKGGHLAARPYAALAFYWPVLGRQVRLRGPVGVAPAEEAQADLHVRSTGALASALTGRQSGVLGSVEELARASDEAWERARREPDAPAPSWTLYRLRPDEVEFFQGDARRRHVRLRYRRAERGAAPGWDRELLWP; translated from the coding sequence ATGGGAACCGATCTCCACGAACTGCTGAGGTCACTGCGGGTGTGGGACCCCGCGGTCACCGAGCTGCCGCCCTTCGACCCGGCCACCGCGCCCGGCGACCCCCTGGACCTGTTCGCGCGGTGGTTCGCCGACGCGGTGGCGGCCGGGCAGTGCGAGCCGCACACCGTGTCCCTGGCGACGGCGGACGCGGAGGGGCTGCCGGACGTACGGATCGTGATCCTGCACGGCGCGGACGCCGACGGCTGGTCCTTCGCGACCCACGCGCACAGCCGCAAGGGCGGCCACCTCGCCGCCCGCCCGTACGCCGCGCTGGCCTTCTACTGGCCGGTGCTGGGCCGCCAGGTGCGCCTGCGCGGGCCCGTCGGCGTCGCCCCGGCCGAGGAGGCGCAGGCCGACCTGCACGTCCGCTCCACCGGTGCGCTGGCCTCCGCGCTGACCGGCCGGCAGAGCGGCGTCCTCGGCTCGGTGGAGGAGCTGGCCCGGGCCTCGGACGAGGCCTGGGAGCGGGCGCGGCGGGAGCCGGACGCCCCGGCGCCGTCCTGGACCCTGTACCGCCTCCGGCCGGACGAGGTGGAGTTCTTCCAGGGCGACGCCCGGCGCCGGCACGTACGGCTGCGCTACCGGCGGGCGGAGCGCGGCGCGGCACCGGGATGGGACCGGGAACTGCTCTGGCCGTGA
- a CDS encoding GNAT family N-acetyltransferase, whose product MAPTRERTRPRPLPELRGHGLRLRPWDPESRADAQTWLRGLTDPEFRRWNTPFRPITDLADARESLRRGARRDADGAGASFRIADAGSGTPLGHVGVNEVHPVLRRGLVGYWVLPEARGRGVATRALLLAAHWALTELGLHRLELDHAVGHEASCRVAERCGFGYEGTMRGAIFEAGRLDAFRDAHLHARLATDPEPPPPDTPA is encoded by the coding sequence ATGGCCCCCACACGCGAGCGCACCCGGCCCCGGCCCCTGCCCGAACTCCGCGGCCACGGTCTGCGTCTGCGCCCCTGGGACCCGGAGTCCCGGGCCGACGCGCAGACGTGGCTGCGCGGCCTCACCGACCCGGAGTTCCGCCGCTGGAACACCCCGTTCCGGCCGATCACGGACCTGGCCGACGCCCGGGAGTCGCTGCGCCGGGGCGCGCGGCGCGACGCGGACGGCGCGGGGGCGTCCTTCCGGATCGCCGACGCCGGCAGCGGTACGCCGCTGGGGCACGTCGGCGTCAACGAGGTCCACCCGGTGCTGCGGCGCGGCCTGGTCGGCTACTGGGTGCTCCCGGAGGCGCGCGGCCGGGGGGTGGCCACCCGGGCACTGCTGCTCGCCGCGCACTGGGCCCTGACCGAACTCGGGCTGCACCGGCTGGAGTTGGATCACGCCGTGGGGCACGAGGCGTCCTGCCGGGTCGCCGAGCGGTGCGGGTTCGGGTACGAGGGGACCATGCGCGGGGCGATCTTCGAGGCCGGCCGCCTCGACGCCTTCCGCGACGCCCACCTGCACGCCCGCCTCGCGACCGACCCGGAGCCGCCCCCGCCGGACACCCCCGCGTGA
- a CDS encoding NAD(P)/FAD-dependent oxidoreductase, with protein MTDSTTSAQPTASHPADRPVYVVGGGPGGLSVAYALRARGIRAVVLERSDRVGASWRRHYDRLRLHTTRRLSALPGLPMPRRFGRWVSRDDVVRYLEKYAEHHRLEIVTGVEVSRVERTADGTGWLLHATGGRELTGAAVVVATGHNHTPRVPDWPGLDTYPGEFLHACAYRDASPFAGRDVLVVGIGNTGAEIAVDLVEGGASRVRLSVRTAPYVLRRSTAGWAAQYSGVLSRRLPVGLVDRLARPLVRMTMPDLSAHGLPRPEAGLSTRAAEGAVPVLDTGLVDAVRKGDVEVVAAVKGFEGGEVVLADGGRIRPEAVVAATGYLRGLEGLVGHLGVLDERGRPVVRGARTPHGAPGLYFTGFTTPLSGSLRELALDARRIARAVARDGAPGVSRLPVG; from the coding sequence ATGACCGACTCCACCACGTCCGCGCAGCCCACCGCGTCCCACCCGGCGGACCGTCCCGTCTACGTCGTCGGCGGCGGCCCGGGCGGGCTCTCCGTCGCGTACGCGTTGCGCGCGCGGGGGATACGGGCCGTCGTGCTGGAGCGGTCCGACCGGGTGGGCGCGTCCTGGCGGCGCCACTACGACCGGCTGCGGCTGCACACCACCCGGCGCCTGTCCGCCCTGCCCGGTCTGCCGATGCCGCGCCGGTTCGGGCGGTGGGTGTCCCGGGACGACGTGGTCCGGTACCTGGAGAAGTACGCCGAGCACCACCGCCTGGAGATCGTCACCGGCGTCGAGGTGTCGCGCGTCGAGCGCACCGCGGACGGCACCGGCTGGCTGCTGCACGCCACCGGCGGCCGCGAGCTGACCGGCGCCGCGGTCGTCGTGGCCACCGGTCACAACCACACGCCCCGCGTCCCCGACTGGCCCGGCCTCGACACCTACCCGGGCGAGTTCCTGCACGCCTGCGCGTACCGCGACGCGAGCCCCTTCGCCGGGCGGGACGTGCTCGTCGTCGGGATCGGCAACACGGGTGCCGAGATCGCCGTCGACCTGGTGGAGGGCGGGGCCTCCCGGGTGCGGCTGTCGGTCCGCACCGCTCCGTACGTCCTGCGCCGCTCGACCGCCGGCTGGGCCGCGCAGTACTCGGGCGTGCTGTCCCGGCGGCTTCCCGTCGGCCTGGTGGACCGGCTGGCCCGGCCGCTGGTCAGGATGACCATGCCGGACCTGTCGGCCCACGGCCTGCCCCGTCCGGAGGCCGGGCTCTCCACCAGGGCCGCCGAGGGGGCCGTGCCCGTCCTGGACACCGGTCTGGTCGACGCCGTCCGGAAGGGGGACGTGGAGGTCGTGGCCGCCGTGAAGGGGTTCGAGGGCGGCGAGGTGGTGCTCGCCGACGGCGGCCGCATCCGCCCGGAGGCGGTCGTCGCGGCCACGGGCTACCTGCGCGGCCTGGAGGGCCTCGTCGGTCACCTCGGCGTGCTCGACGAGCGCGGCAGACCGGTCGTCCGCGGCGCCCGCACCCCGCACGGCGCTCCCGGCCTGTACTTCACCGGCTTCACCACCCCCCTCAGCGGCAGCCTGCGCGAACTGGCCCTCGACGCCCGGCGGATCGCCCGGGCGGTGGCCCGCGACGGGGCCCCGGGCGTCTCCCGCCTGCCCGTCGGCTGA
- a CDS encoding MFS transporter: MTQTSETAAAVEQPASGRTPTRSRVHRAWFVAAVTFVTIIGAAAFRSVPGLFIDPLHEEFGWSRGTIGAAVSVNLALYGLTAPFAAALMDRYGIRRVVAAALTVIALGSGLTVWMTAPWQLLLCWGLLVGLGSGSMALAFAATVTNRWFTERRGLVSGILTAASASGQLIFLPVLSWIVSEHDWRPAAVTVALAALAVVPFVWLLLHDHPADVGEKPYGAQEFVPKPEPVPGAARRALGVLSSAVRTGPFWLLAGTFAICGASTNGLIQTHFVPASHDHGMPITAAASLLAVIGVFDVVGTVASGWFTDRFDARRLLAVYYALRGVSLLFLPLLLAPSVHPPMVLFIVFYGLDWVATVPPTLALCREHYGDDSPIVFGWVLASHQVGAALVAFLGGVARDAFGSYDVVWYASGALCAAAALMALVIRRRPAAPGRATAV; this comes from the coding sequence GTGACCCAGACAAGCGAGACAGCCGCCGCCGTGGAGCAGCCCGCGAGCGGCCGCACGCCGACCCGCAGCCGCGTCCACCGCGCGTGGTTCGTCGCCGCCGTCACCTTCGTGACGATCATCGGCGCGGCCGCCTTCCGCTCCGTGCCGGGCCTGTTCATCGACCCGCTGCACGAGGAGTTCGGCTGGTCGCGCGGCACCATCGGCGCCGCGGTCTCCGTGAACCTCGCCCTGTACGGCCTCACCGCCCCCTTCGCGGCGGCGCTGATGGACCGCTACGGCATCCGGCGGGTCGTCGCGGCCGCCCTCACCGTGATCGCGCTCGGCTCGGGCCTGACGGTGTGGATGACGGCGCCCTGGCAGCTCCTGCTGTGCTGGGGCCTGCTGGTGGGCCTCGGCTCCGGCTCCATGGCGCTCGCCTTCGCCGCCACCGTCACCAACCGCTGGTTCACCGAGCGCCGCGGCCTGGTCAGCGGCATCCTCACCGCCGCGTCCGCCTCCGGGCAGCTGATCTTCCTGCCCGTGCTGTCCTGGATCGTCTCGGAGCACGACTGGCGCCCGGCGGCCGTCACCGTGGCGCTGGCCGCCCTCGCGGTCGTCCCCTTCGTCTGGCTGCTGCTGCACGACCACCCGGCCGACGTGGGGGAGAAGCCGTACGGGGCGCAGGAGTTCGTGCCGAAGCCCGAGCCCGTCCCGGGCGCCGCCCGCCGTGCGCTCGGGGTCCTGTCCTCCGCGGTGCGCACCGGACCGTTCTGGCTGCTCGCCGGCACCTTCGCGATCTGCGGCGCCTCGACCAACGGCCTGATCCAGACCCACTTCGTGCCCGCCTCCCACGACCACGGCATGCCGATCACCGCGGCCGCCTCGCTGCTGGCCGTCATCGGGGTGTTCGACGTCGTCGGCACGGTGGCCTCCGGCTGGTTCACCGACCGCTTCGACGCGCGCCGCCTGCTCGCCGTCTACTACGCCCTGCGCGGCGTCTCCCTGCTCTTCCTGCCCCTCCTCCTCGCCCCCAGCGTCCACCCCCCGATGGTCCTCTTCATCGTCTTCTACGGCCTCGACTGGGTCGCCACCGTCCCGCCCACCCTCGCCCTGTGCCGCGAGCACTACGGCGACGACAGCCCGATCGTCTTCGGCTGGGTCCTCGCCTCCCACCAGGTCGGCGCCGCCCTCGTCGCCTTCCTCGGCGGCGTCGCGCGGGACGCCTTCGGCTCCTACGACGTGGTCTGGTACGCCTCGGGAGCGCTGTGCGCGGCGGCGGCGCTGATGGCGCTGGTGATCCGGCGCCGGCCGGCCGCCCCCGGACGCGCGACGGCCGTCTGA
- a CDS encoding helix-turn-helix domain-containing protein, which produces MDPADRTPRTDAFRPHRVVVLALDGLLPFELGIPHRIFGRPRDAHGRRLYEVVTCSVRPPGPVETDADFAVHVGNGPEALATADTVVVPASYELGPVYERGELTGELAAALARVRPGTRLASICTGVYVLAAAGLLDGRPATTHWADAERFQRLFPRVAVDPDVLFVDDGDILTSAGVAAGIDLCLHIVRRDHGATVANEVARRTVVPPHRDGGQAQYVQRPVPDPQQASTTGARAWALGRLHEPIQLRDMAARESMSVRTFTRRFREETGVSPGQWLTQQRVERARHLLESTGLSVDRVARDAGFGSAQSMRQHLQAALGVTPTAYRRTFRAGKSEPGSPASVGT; this is translated from the coding sequence ATGGATCCGGCCGACCGCACGCCCCGCACCGACGCGTTCCGGCCCCACCGCGTCGTCGTCCTCGCCCTCGACGGGCTGCTCCCCTTCGAGCTGGGCATCCCGCACCGCATCTTCGGCCGCCCCAGGGACGCGCACGGGCGGCGGCTGTACGAGGTCGTCACCTGCTCGGTCCGGCCGCCCGGGCCGGTCGAGACGGACGCCGACTTCGCCGTCCACGTCGGCAACGGCCCGGAGGCGCTCGCCACCGCCGACACGGTGGTCGTCCCCGCCTCCTACGAACTGGGCCCGGTGTACGAGCGGGGCGAGCTGACCGGCGAGCTGGCCGCCGCCCTCGCGCGCGTCCGGCCCGGCACCCGGCTCGCCTCCATCTGCACCGGCGTCTACGTCCTCGCCGCCGCCGGTCTCCTCGACGGCCGGCCCGCCACCACCCACTGGGCGGACGCCGAGCGGTTCCAGCGGCTCTTCCCCCGCGTCGCGGTCGACCCGGACGTGCTGTTCGTCGACGACGGCGACATCCTGACCTCCGCGGGCGTCGCGGCCGGCATCGACCTGTGCCTGCACATCGTGCGGCGCGACCACGGCGCCACCGTCGCCAACGAGGTGGCCCGCCGCACGGTCGTGCCGCCGCACCGCGACGGCGGACAGGCGCAGTACGTCCAGCGGCCGGTGCCCGATCCGCAGCAGGCGTCCACCACCGGCGCCCGCGCGTGGGCACTGGGCCGCCTGCACGAGCCGATCCAGCTGCGCGACATGGCCGCGCGGGAGTCGATGTCGGTCCGCACCTTCACGCGCCGTTTCCGCGAGGAGACCGGCGTCAGCCCGGGGCAGTGGCTGACCCAGCAGCGGGTGGAGCGGGCCCGGCACCTGCTGGAGTCCACCGGTCTGTCGGTGGACCGGGTGGCCCGCGACGCGGGGTTCGGTTCGGCCCAGTCGATGCGGCAGCACCTCCAGGCGGCGCTGGGGGTGACGCCGACGGCGTACCGGCGGACGTTCCGGGCGGGCAAGTCCGAACCCGGCTCGCCCGCCTCCGTCGGAACGTGA
- a CDS encoding ATP-binding protein translates to MQLEIRPDPAEVGRARRWARSRLAGAGIEADEPLAETLILLVSELVTNAVVHTGCPAVLRLSLPGAEAGEATVRLEVADRSDRAPVPRCAGDEATGGRGLALVDGLADRWGWSSEGAGKRIWCELDRCARTREAAAPCGGGLGAQVHGRPPARAWA, encoded by the coding sequence GTGCAGCTGGAGATCCGGCCCGACCCCGCTGAGGTGGGACGGGCCCGGCGGTGGGCCCGCTCGCGTCTGGCCGGGGCCGGCATAGAGGCCGACGAACCGCTCGCCGAGACGCTGATCCTGCTCGTCTCGGAGCTCGTCACCAACGCCGTGGTGCACACCGGCTGTCCGGCCGTGCTGCGGCTGTCCCTGCCGGGCGCGGAGGCCGGGGAGGCCACCGTCCGCCTGGAGGTGGCCGACCGCAGCGACCGGGCGCCGGTGCCGCGTTGCGCGGGCGACGAGGCCACCGGCGGGCGCGGGCTCGCCCTCGTGGACGGCCTGGCCGACCGCTGGGGCTGGAGCTCCGAGGGCGCCGGGAAGCGCATCTGGTGCGAACTGGACCGCTGTGCGCGCACGCGTGAGGCCGCGGCGCCCTGCGGCGGCGGCCTCGGTGCACAGGTGCACGGCCGGCCGCCCGCGCGGGCCTGGGCGTGA